Genomic DNA from Candidatus Eisenbacteria bacterium:
CGGCGTCCAGCACGACCGCGATCGCTTCCGAGCGTGTCGCCCCGAGAGCGAGCGACGCCTCGCGGAAGGAGCGCGGCGTCGCCATCAGGACCTCGCGCGAAATAGAGATGATCGTGGGGATCACCATGATCGCGAGGATGATTCCCGCGTTCAGGATACCGATCCCGAACGGAGTGCCGCTGAAGAGCGGCAGGTAGCCGAAGTTCTGGATCAGCCAGGGCTCGATGTACACGCGCAGGAACGGCGCGAGGACGAAAAAGCCCCAGATCCCGTACACGATGCTGGGGATCGCGGCGAGGAGCTCCATCACGAACGAGACCACCCCGCCGACGTGCCGGTGCGCCAGCTCGGCCAGGAAGATCGCGCTCCCGATCCCGACCGGCACCGCGAGGAGGAGGGCGATGGCCGACGTCACGAGCGTGCCGTAGATGTACGGCACCGCCCCGAAACGGCCGGCCACCGGATCCCACTCGGTCGTCGTCAGAAACGACCACCCGAAGGCGCGGATCGACATCTCCGAGCCTTTCGC
This window encodes:
- the pstC gene encoding phosphate ABC transporter permease subunit PstC, translating into MSLRSSRPITFDAVYRGVLLTAATCVFLVVALIVYETAKGSEMSIRAFGWSFLTTTEWDPVAGRFGAVPYIYGTLVTSAIALLLAVPVGIGSAIFLAELAHRHVGGVVSFVMELLAAIPSIVYGIWGFFVLAPFLRVYIEPWLIQNFGYLPLFSGTPFGIGILNAGIILAIMVIPTIISISREVLMATPRSFREASLALGATRSEAIAVVLDAARPGILGSIILALGRALGETMAVTMVIGNTNRITGSILSPGATMASIIANEFTEATEALYLSALVEIALVLFAITIVVNALARILVRWATGGRREIAG